A single genomic interval of Polaribacter vadi harbors:
- a CDS encoding M14 family zinc carboxypeptidase, with protein sequence MKKILFIVLLFSITLSAQKTDLSYYLPANTNYNENIPTPASVIGHEVGEWHITHDKLVEYMKVLAASSDRISIENRGKTYEGRPLLLLTITSPENHKNLDNIREKHIEATNNNSVDVSKNPIVVYQGFSIHGNEPSGSNAALAVAYYLAAADNIDDLLNNTVILFDPSLNPDGLQRFAYWANTNRSKNINPDSNDREYSEIWPRGRTNHYQFDMNRDWLPVQLPESTARIASFHKWLPNILTDHHEMGSNSSFFFQPGIPSRTNPSTPQMNQDLTKKIATYHAKALDKIGSMYYSEESFDDFYYGKGSTFPDINGSIGILFEQASSRGHAQETENGILTFPFTIRNQFTAALSTLEAAKSMRVKILQFQQDFYEESRNTGSNKAIVFGDEKDAAKSFHLAEVMKKQHIKIHEVKEDFTENGKTFKKGYSYIVPMNQKNQRLVKAMFEVRTKFKDSLFYDVSAWTFNHSFGVDFAENVSISKAGNEITDLKMNAGNVSFKSDYGYLMPWNEFYAPKALNTILQKGLRAKVSMKNFKNGGNSYDYGTIFIPVQNQELNAAELYQFLNTVAAESHVKIAGVTTGLNDGIDLGSNNFSSITKPKVAMLVGDGVTGNDSGEIWHLFDQRFDMHLTRLDTRDFNRMNIAKYTHIIIPSSRLEKTAVEKLKTWVQNGGIIVGYKNTASWLASNKMISLNFESRKRDSVKNVSFENRSLQSGAQVIGGAIFEAKVDRSHPVNFGYKNDKLALFRNSTMFITADKNSYNNPIQYTAKPLLSGYISKENAKIIPNTVPFKAQRFGRGRVIVFTDNTNFRAFWFGTNKLLMNTIFFGDKM encoded by the coding sequence ATGAAGAAAATTCTTTTTATTGTATTGTTATTTTCAATAACGTTATCTGCTCAAAAAACAGATTTATCTTATTATTTGCCAGCAAATACAAATTATAACGAAAACATACCAACTCCAGCATCTGTAATTGGTCATGAAGTAGGTGAGTGGCATATTACACATGATAAGTTAGTGGAATATATGAAAGTTTTGGCAGCTTCTTCAGATAGAATTTCCATAGAAAATAGAGGTAAAACGTACGAAGGAAGACCTTTATTATTATTGACAATTACTTCTCCAGAAAATCATAAAAATTTAGATAATATTCGTGAAAAACATATAGAAGCTACCAATAATAATTCTGTTGATGTTTCAAAAAATCCAATTGTTGTTTACCAAGGATTTTCGATTCATGGTAATGAGCCAAGTGGCTCTAATGCAGCTTTGGCAGTTGCCTATTATTTAGCTGCAGCAGATAATATAGATGATTTATTAAACAATACTGTTATCCTTTTTGATCCTTCTTTAAATCCTGATGGTTTACAACGTTTTGCTTATTGGGCAAATACAAACAGAAGTAAAAACATCAATCCAGATTCTAATGATAGAGAATATTCTGAGATTTGGCCAAGAGGAAGAACCAATCATTATCAATTTGACATGAATAGAGATTGGTTGCCAGTTCAATTACCAGAAAGTACTGCAAGAATTGCAAGTTTTCATAAATGGTTGCCTAACATTTTAACAGATCATCATGAAATGGGTAGCAATTCTAGCTTCTTTTTTCAGCCAGGAATTCCAAGTAGAACAAATCCTTCTACACCACAAATGAACCAAGATTTAACCAAAAAAATTGCAACTTATCATGCAAAAGCGTTAGACAAAATTGGCTCTATGTATTATTCAGAAGAAAGTTTCGATGACTTTTATTATGGAAAAGGATCTACATTTCCAGACATTAATGGAAGTATTGGTATTTTGTTTGAACAAGCAAGTTCTAGAGGACATGCACAAGAAACTGAAAACGGAATCTTAACGTTTCCATTTACTATTAGAAATCAATTTACTGCAGCCTTATCTACTTTAGAAGCTGCAAAAAGTATGAGAGTAAAAATCTTACAATTTCAGCAAGATTTTTATGAAGAATCTAGAAATACTGGCTCTAATAAAGCGATTGTTTTTGGTGATGAAAAAGACGCTGCTAAAAGTTTTCATTTGGCAGAAGTAATGAAAAAGCAACATATTAAAATTCATGAAGTAAAAGAAGATTTTACTGAAAATGGAAAAACCTTTAAAAAAGGTTATAGTTATATAGTTCCTATGAATCAGAAAAACCAACGTTTGGTAAAAGCGATGTTTGAAGTTAGAACAAAGTTTAAAGATAGTTTGTTTTATGACGTTTCTGCTTGGACTTTCAACCATTCTTTTGGAGTTGATTTTGCAGAAAATGTATCAATTTCAAAAGCAGGAAATGAAATCACAGATTTAAAAATGAATGCAGGAAATGTTTCTTTTAAAAGTGATTATGGTTATTTAATGCCTTGGAATGAATTTTACGCTCCAAAAGCTTTAAATACAATTTTGCAAAAAGGTTTGCGTGCAAAAGTGTCTATGAAAAACTTTAAAAATGGTGGGAATTCTTACGATTATGGAACCATTTTTATTCCTGTGCAAAACCAAGAATTAAATGCAGCAGAATTGTATCAATTTTTGAACACAGTTGCAGCTGAAAGTCACGTTAAAATTGCTGGTGTTACAACTGGTTTAAATGATGGAATTGATTTAGGTTCAAATAATTTTTCATCTATTACCAAACCAAAAGTAGCGATGTTAGTTGGAGATGGAGTTACAGGAAACGATTCTGGAGAAATTTGGCATTTGTTCGATCAACGTTTTGATATGCATTTAACACGTTTAGATACGCGTGATTTTAATAGAATGAACATTGCAAAATATACCCACATTATAATTCCAAGTAGTAGATTAGAAAAAACTGCTGTAGAAAAATTAAAAACTTGGGTACAAAATGGAGGAATTATTGTTGGGTATAAAAATACTGCAAGTTGGTTGGCAAGTAATAAAATGATTAGTTTAAATTTTGAGAGCCGAAAAAGAGATTCAGTTAAAAATGTTTCTTTTGAAAACCGTTCTTTACAATCTGGAGCACAAGTTATTGGAGGCGCAATTTTTGAAGCAAAGGTTGATAGATCTCACCCTGTAAACTTCGGTTATAAAAATGATAAATTGGCTTTGTTTAGAAACTCTACCATGTTTATTACTGCTGATAAAAACAGTTATAACAATCCAATTCAATATACTGCAAAGCCATTATTAAGTGGATATATATCTAAAGAAAATGCAAAAATAATTCCGAATACTGTTCCTTTTAAAGCACAACGTTTTGGAAGAGGTAGAGTGATTGTTTTTACTGATAATACCAACTTTAGAGCTTTTTGGTTCGGAACTAATAAGTTATTAATGAATACTATTTTCTTTGGCGATAAAATGTAG
- a CDS encoding RNA polymerase sigma factor: MTNLETLIEKFQNKEEKAFEELHNMYSDSVYGIILKIVKNKDVASELTQDVFLKVWNNATNYSSKKGRFFTWVLNIARNSAIDYTRSKFSKKSLKNISADKFANKFISYSDSEATTNTIGLDKIVDNLEPKVRNILNLLYFEGFTQKEISEEYNIPLGTIKSRKRNGLSQLKAIFI, from the coding sequence ATGACAAACTTAGAGACACTTATAGAGAAGTTTCAAAATAAAGAAGAAAAGGCTTTCGAAGAATTACACAACATGTATTCTGATAGTGTGTATGGTATTATTTTAAAAATTGTTAAAAATAAAGATGTTGCAAGCGAATTAACACAAGATGTTTTCTTAAAAGTTTGGAACAATGCTACTAATTATTCTTCTAAAAAAGGGCGCTTTTTTACTTGGGTTTTAAATATTGCAAGAAATTCTGCTATTGATTATACAAGATCTAAATTTTCAAAAAAATCTTTAAAAAACATAAGTGCAGACAAATTTGCCAATAAGTTCATTTCTTATTCAGATTCAGAAGCTACAACCAATACAATTGGTTTAGATAAAATTGTAGATAACTTAGAACCTAAAGTTAGAAATATTTTAAACTTATTATATTTTGAAGGTTTTACTCAAAAAGAAATTTCAGAAGAATATAACATTCCTTTAGGAACTATAAAATCTAGAAAAAGAAATGGTTTATCTCAATTAAAAGCAATATTCATTTAA
- a CDS encoding MFS transporter: protein MQNKSKITAMFALIIAGEAIFLLPFILMRVFKTVIREAFLISDAQIGEAQALYGITAVVSYFFGGFIADKWEPRKLLSISLLLTAFGGFWLTTIPSIFTLKMLYAFWGVSTILLFWASLIKATRQWGNQNNQGLSFGLLDGGRGFFAATIALSGAGILTFFFPQKGEEITFENKVETLQYIIGSITLIVFLIAFLVWKVIPKEKAAAQIQKHNNKEFQFNFKEAFLLMKQPKVTFHSLIIFCAYCSYKLTGVYGTYAKDVWNYSLEEATYFAVFIQYLRPIAAISIGYIADKFLPSKLIVPSFSVLIFASILLGFGFLNHQPIFLSFTVFIFMAFGTYSLRGLYFAIIEETKTPLQLTGTLVGIISVVGFTPDIFMSLFNGYMLGENPTILEYQHLFTTFTIIPIVGLLAALGFQKSISKL from the coding sequence ATGCAAAATAAAAGTAAAATAACAGCAATGTTTGCCTTAATTATTGCAGGCGAAGCTATCTTTTTATTGCCATTTATTTTGATGCGTGTTTTTAAAACTGTTATTAGAGAGGCCTTTTTAATTTCTGATGCTCAAATTGGTGAAGCCCAAGCTTTATATGGAATTACAGCAGTTGTCTCCTACTTTTTTGGTGGTTTTATTGCAGACAAATGGGAACCTCGAAAATTATTATCAATTTCATTATTATTAACAGCTTTTGGTGGCTTTTGGCTGACTACAATTCCATCGATATTTACCTTAAAAATGTTATATGCTTTTTGGGGAGTTTCTACAATTTTATTGTTTTGGGCTTCTTTGATCAAAGCAACCAGACAATGGGGAAATCAAAATAACCAAGGTTTATCTTTTGGTTTATTAGATGGTGGAAGAGGATTTTTTGCTGCAACAATAGCTTTATCAGGTGCTGGAATTTTAACCTTCTTTTTTCCACAAAAAGGAGAAGAAATCACTTTTGAAAACAAAGTAGAAACATTGCAATATATTATTGGTTCAATAACTTTAATTGTTTTTTTAATTGCGTTTTTAGTTTGGAAAGTAATTCCGAAAGAAAAAGCAGCTGCTCAAATTCAAAAACATAATAACAAAGAGTTTCAATTTAATTTTAAAGAAGCCTTTTTATTGATGAAACAACCAAAAGTAACCTTTCATTCATTAATTATTTTTTGTGCTTATTGTTCTTATAAACTCACTGGAGTTTATGGAACCTATGCCAAAGATGTCTGGAATTACAGCTTAGAAGAAGCTACTTATTTTGCTGTTTTTATTCAGTATTTAAGGCCTATTGCAGCAATTTCTATTGGTTATATTGCTGATAAATTTTTACCCTCAAAACTAATTGTGCCAAGTTTTTCGGTGCTAATTTTTGCATCCATATTATTAGGTTTTGGTTTTTTAAATCATCAACCTATATTTTTATCATTTACAGTATTTATCTTTATGGCTTTTGGTACGTATTCACTAAGAGGTTTGTATTTTGCCATTATCGAAGAAACAAAAACACCTTTACAACTTACAGGAACTTTAGTGGGTATTATTTCTGTGGTTGGTTTTACACCAGACATATTTATGTCGTTATTTAACGGATATATGTTAGGCGAAAATCCTACAATTTTGGAATATCAACATTTATTTACCACCTTTACAATTATACCTATTGTTGGTTTATTAGCAGCATTAGGTTTTCAAAAAAGTATATCAAAATTATGA
- a CDS encoding FAD-binding and (Fe-S)-binding domain-containing protein, producing the protein MIAISVLETLHNALSGDVLFDNLHKTLYATDASVYRKIPLAVAFPKDENDLKILIDFATKNNITLIPRTAGTSLAGQCVGDGIVVDVSTHFTNIISFDEQAKTITLQPGIVRDSLNVFLKPFGLFFGPNTSTSNRCMIGGMVGNNSSGSTSIKYGVTRDKVLQIDAILSDGSTAIFKEISSDEFKEKTRLDSLEGKIYKSIYTELSSKENQQEIKNEFPKPTIHRRNTGYAVDEFLTSDLFGGTEPTINVAKFLSGSEGTLAFSTAITLQLDNLPPTESIMVCTHFKSINESLKATVIAMNHNLYNCELMDKTILDCTKNNRELAKSRFFLQGDPEAVLMLEVSANTLPEAELLADKLIADLEQNNFGYHHPKVYGADIAKVHYLRKAGLGALGNMVGDMKAVACIEDTAVALEDLPNYIEEFTEIMTKYQQNAVYYAHAGAGELHLRPILNLKKKEDVVLFRKITTETAELVKKYKGSFSGEHGDGIVRAEFIPLMIGEQNYQLLRRIKKAFDPNNVFNQGKITDAFSMDKNLRYEVGRIEPEIKTIQNFSDSEGILKLAEKCNGSGDCRKPVEAGGTMCPSYRATKNEKDTTRARANTLREFLTNSEEANKFNHQELKEVFDLCLSCKACASECPSNVDIATLKAEFLYQYQETNGYSFRNKMFANNAKYNKLGSKLPRITNFFTNSILAKKVLGVAVERSVPKLANETLESWLQKHQPKSSTKVVYLFKDEFTNYYDSEIGKDAVLLLEKLGYEVKNIAHDESGRSHISKGFLKEAKVICNNNVAIFKDIITDETPLIGVEPSAILTFRDEYIRLADDKTSAEKIAKNTFTFEEFLAKEIEKGNIDISLFTSAKKDIKIHGHCHQKALSGTHSSFQVLNIPKNYSVTIISSGCCGMAGSFGYEKEHYKVSMQVGEDTLFPKVRNYSAETEIAAAGTSCRHQIYDGTKRIAKHPITILKEALK; encoded by the coding sequence ATGATAGCTATTTCAGTATTAGAAACTTTACACAATGCACTTTCTGGTGATGTTTTATTTGATAATTTACACAAAACTTTATATGCAACAGATGCATCAGTTTACAGAAAAATTCCTTTAGCAGTTGCGTTTCCAAAAGATGAAAACGATCTTAAAATCTTAATTGATTTTGCTACTAAAAATAACATCACTTTAATACCAAGAACTGCAGGAACATCGCTTGCTGGGCAATGTGTTGGAGATGGAATTGTAGTAGATGTTTCTACACATTTTACTAATATTATTTCTTTTGATGAACAAGCAAAAACCATCACTTTACAACCAGGAATTGTTAGAGATTCTTTAAACGTATTTCTAAAACCTTTTGGGTTATTTTTCGGACCAAACACATCAACCTCAAACAGATGTATGATTGGTGGAATGGTTGGTAATAATTCCTCTGGAAGTACTTCTATAAAATATGGAGTTACTCGTGATAAAGTGTTGCAAATTGATGCCATTTTAAGTGATGGAAGCACAGCAATTTTTAAAGAAATTTCTTCGGATGAATTTAAGGAGAAAACAAGATTAGATTCTTTAGAAGGTAAAATTTATAAAAGTATTTATACTGAATTATCATCAAAAGAAAATCAACAAGAAATAAAAAACGAATTCCCAAAACCAACAATTCATAGAAGAAATACAGGTTATGCAGTTGATGAATTTTTAACTTCAGATTTATTTGGAGGAACTGAACCAACCATAAACGTTGCTAAATTTTTATCTGGAAGTGAAGGAACTTTGGCTTTTTCAACAGCAATTACGTTGCAATTAGACAACTTACCTCCTACTGAAAGTATTATGGTTTGTACGCATTTTAAATCGATTAACGAAAGTTTAAAAGCCACTGTAATTGCCATGAATCACAATTTGTATAATTGTGAGTTGATGGACAAAACCATTTTAGATTGTACAAAAAACAACAGAGAATTAGCAAAAAGTAGGTTCTTTTTGCAAGGCGATCCTGAAGCTGTTTTAATGTTAGAAGTTTCTGCAAATACTTTGCCAGAAGCCGAGCTTTTAGCAGATAAATTAATTGCAGACTTAGAACAAAATAACTTTGGGTATCATCATCCAAAAGTTTACGGAGCAGATATTGCCAAAGTCCATTATTTAAGAAAAGCAGGTTTAGGTGCTTTAGGAAATATGGTTGGCGATATGAAAGCTGTTGCCTGTATAGAAGATACTGCTGTTGCTTTAGAAGATTTGCCAAATTATATTGAAGAGTTTACAGAAATCATGACAAAATATCAGCAAAATGCTGTGTATTATGCACATGCAGGAGCTGGAGAATTGCATTTACGTCCGATTTTGAATTTAAAAAAGAAAGAAGATGTTGTTTTATTTAGAAAGATAACCACAGAAACTGCTGAGTTAGTCAAAAAATATAAAGGTTCTTTTTCTGGTGAACATGGAGATGGAATTGTTCGTGCAGAATTTATTCCATTGATGATTGGCGAGCAAAATTATCAACTTTTAAGACGAATTAAAAAAGCATTTGACCCAAACAACGTTTTTAATCAGGGAAAAATTACAGATGCTTTTTCAATGGATAAAAACTTGCGTTATGAAGTGGGTAGAATTGAACCAGAAATTAAGACAATTCAAAATTTTTCTGACAGTGAAGGCATTTTAAAACTCGCAGAAAAATGTAATGGTTCTGGAGATTGTAGAAAACCTGTGGAAGCTGGAGGAACCATGTGCCCAAGTTATAGAGCTACAAAAAACGAGAAAGACACAACAAGAGCAAGAGCAAATACTTTACGTGAATTTTTAACGAATTCAGAGGAAGCTAACAAGTTTAATCACCAAGAATTAAAAGAGGTTTTTGATTTATGTTTAAGTTGCAAAGCTTGTGCTTCTGAATGCCCAAGTAATGTAGATATTGCTACTTTAAAAGCAGAATTTTTATATCAATATCAAGAAACAAATGGCTATTCTTTTAGAAATAAAATGTTTGCCAATAATGCCAAATACAATAAGTTAGGCAGCAAATTGCCAAGAATTACGAACTTTTTCACCAATTCAATTTTGGCAAAAAAGGTTTTAGGAGTTGCTGTAGAACGTTCAGTTCCTAAATTGGCAAACGAAACTTTAGAGAGTTGGTTACAAAAACATCAACCAAAATCCTCTACAAAAGTGGTGTATTTATTTAAAGATGAATTTACAAATTATTACGATTCAGAAATTGGAAAAGATGCTGTTTTGCTATTAGAAAAATTAGGATATGAAGTTAAAAATATTGCTCATGATGAAAGTGGAAGAAGCCATATTTCAAAAGGGTTTTTAAAAGAAGCAAAAGTAATTTGCAACAATAATGTTGCTATTTTTAAAGATATAATTACTGATGAAACTCCGCTAATTGGAGTTGAACCTTCAGCAATTTTAACCTTTAGAGATGAGTACATTCGTTTAGCTGATGATAAAACATCCGCAGAAAAAATCGCGAAAAATACTTTTACTTTTGAAGAGTTTTTAGCCAAAGAAATCGAAAAAGGAAATATTGATATTTCACTTTTTACATCAGCAAAAAAAGATATAAAAATTCACGGACATTGTCATCAAAAAGCATTGTCTGGAACACATTCTAGTTTTCAGGTTTTGAATATTCCTAAAAATTATTCTGTTACCATAATCAGTTCTGGTTGTTGTGGAATGGCTGGAAGTTTTGGGTACGAAAAGGAACATTATAAAGTTTCTATGCAAGTTGGTGAAGACACTTTATTTCCAAAAGTGAGAAATTATAGTGCAGAAACCGAAATTGCTGCTGCAGGAACAAGTTGTAGACATCAAATTTATGATGGTACAAAACGAATTGCAAAACATCCTATTACCATTTTAAAAGAAGCTTTGAAATAG
- a CDS encoding chondroitinase-B domain-containing protein, whose translation METTITSLTPYYKNHKIIESYLILVFLFVFQCIIAQETYNITDPESLSDLTLNPGDVVILQDGVYDSDARIKFKAGTSGTAALPITFRPQTPGGVKFTGGLKMSIGGDYLIIDGFHWKGGFGASNFIEFRDGYTYSNYSKIKNCAIDGLQVDPDDLETGTSVKHRWIVLYGTNNTVINCSFMNKPSAGALVLVELEYNATPDDGATNTRCATVSHTISNNYFYKYAKIDETLTNAGDSETIRVGTSEFQNVNSNTTISNNYFVEADGENEIITNKSKNNKYINNTFRRSRGSLVLRHGSNATVEGNYFLGENVDGTGGIRITDSNHTITNNYIQDCITVLDQAKWNNGITFIGGGDNADVNCNSTSVSNGYQKALNITLSNNTIINTNAPLFYNTDKGSNNVTGTVSNNLIYFDAGNANSTDVISGDTPNSYTNLGTSLIYTGNVFKGASLGVTNAGFSENNGITLTPDDEIFTITGAAGKGADLGTYKPITDAMVGSGIGACFLNSLGANITATNCSIQVGETLNVSSLPTLSSDADSYDITVAANVSWIAVSNDTWISINTASGTNDATVTISVTKNETTNPRTGSVTFSQIAGGDDIVKTLTITQEGLDITDLYKLINTGDAGDPVSVDSYSKQEDTNGKTNFATNTLDKDINTQWTADDGAILSGDFKGDGEFVIFDLSKEYQLDLIQIATDDKSDPYGIQFWVSTTGTDAADFTKIIPTSGDLAITTSTGTRETYDQYQISANARFVKLISFGRFNADGNSRKSQWTNITEVEFFGEAVALSTTKFDVQNIEMYPVPTKDFLIIKSKVNINSLRVYSLEGRLIINQELKNNTNEFKLNIAQLSNGTYFIKFKNDAGLNESKRIVIAH comes from the coding sequence ATGGAAACAACAATTACTTCTCTTACACCTTATTATAAAAATCACAAAATAATAGAATCCTATTTAATCTTAGTTTTTTTGTTTGTTTTTCAATGTATAATTGCTCAAGAAACATACAATATTACAGATCCTGAATCACTTTCTGATTTAACGTTAAACCCTGGAGATGTTGTTATTCTGCAAGATGGTGTTTATGATTCTGATGCAAGAATAAAATTTAAAGCTGGTACTTCTGGCACAGCTGCTTTACCAATTACTTTTAGACCACAAACTCCTGGAGGTGTAAAATTTACAGGTGGTTTAAAAATGAGTATTGGTGGAGATTATCTTATTATTGATGGTTTTCATTGGAAAGGTGGTTTTGGCGCAAGCAATTTTATTGAGTTTAGAGATGGTTATACCTACTCAAATTATAGTAAAATTAAAAATTGTGCAATTGATGGTTTACAAGTTGATCCAGATGATTTAGAAACTGGCACTAGTGTAAAACATAGATGGATTGTTTTATATGGAACAAATAATACAGTAATTAATTGTAGTTTTATGAACAAACCAAGTGCTGGAGCTTTGGTTTTAGTAGAGTTAGAATACAATGCAACTCCAGATGATGGTGCTACAAATACACGTTGTGCAACAGTTAGTCATACCATTAGTAATAATTATTTTTATAAATATGCTAAAATAGATGAAACACTTACCAATGCAGGAGATAGTGAAACAATTCGTGTAGGAACAAGTGAGTTTCAAAATGTAAATAGCAATACAACTATTAGCAATAATTATTTTGTGGAAGCAGATGGAGAGAATGAAATTATTACCAATAAAAGTAAAAATAACAAGTATATAAACAACACATTTAGAAGGTCTAGAGGTTCTTTGGTTTTACGTCATGGATCGAATGCAACTGTTGAAGGCAATTATTTTTTAGGCGAAAATGTAGATGGAACTGGAGGAATTAGAATTACAGATAGCAATCACACCATTACCAATAATTATATTCAAGATTGTATTACTGTTTTAGACCAAGCTAAATGGAATAATGGAATTACTTTTATAGGTGGTGGAGATAATGCTGATGTAAATTGTAACTCTACAAGTGTTTCAAATGGTTATCAAAAAGCTTTAAATATTACACTTTCTAACAATACAATCATCAACACAAATGCTCCTTTATTTTATAATACAGATAAAGGTTCGAATAATGTAACTGGTACAGTTTCAAATAATTTAATTTATTTTGATGCTGGCAATGCCAATAGTACAGACGTTATTTCTGGTGATACTCCCAATTCTTACACCAATTTAGGAACTTCTTTAATCTATACTGGTAATGTTTTTAAAGGGGCTAGTTTAGGGGTTACAAACGCAGGTTTCTCTGAAAATAATGGAATTACACTTACTCCAGATGATGAAATATTTACAATCACTGGAGCTGCAGGAAAAGGCGCAGATTTAGGTACTTACAAGCCAATAACAGATGCTATGGTTGGTAGTGGAATTGGTGCTTGTTTTTTAAATAGTTTAGGAGCAAATATTACAGCTACTAATTGCTCTATTCAAGTTGGCGAAACTTTAAATGTAAGCAGTTTACCAACACTTTCTTCGGATGCAGATAGTTATGATATTACTGTAGCTGCAAACGTAAGTTGGATTGCTGTTTCTAATGATACTTGGATTTCTATCAATACAGCTTCTGGAACTAATGATGCAACTGTTACTATTTCTGTAACTAAAAATGAAACCACAAACCCAAGAACTGGTTCTGTAACTTTTTCTCAAATTGCTGGTGGAGATGATATTGTTAAAACACTTACTATAACACAAGAAGGTTTAGACATTACAGATTTATATAAACTTATAAATACAGGTGATGCTGGAGATCCAGTTTCAGTCGATTCTTATTCAAAGCAAGAAGACACTAATGGAAAAACCAATTTTGCAACAAATACTTTAGATAAAGACATCAATACTCAATGGACAGCTGATGATGGAGCTATTTTAAGTGGAGATTTTAAAGGTGATGGAGAATTTGTTATTTTCGATTTAAGCAAAGAATACCAATTAGATTTAATTCAAATTGCTACTGATGATAAATCTGATCCTTATGGAATTCAATTTTGGGTTTCTACAACAGGAACTGATGCAGCAGATTTTACTAAGATTATACCAACTTCTGGAGATTTAGCCATTACAACATCTACAGGAACTCGTGAAACTTATGATCAATATCAAATATCAGCAAATGCACGTTTCGTAAAATTAATTTCTTTTGGACGTTTTAATGCTGATGGAAATTCTAGAAAAAGTCAATGGACGAATATTACAGAAGTAGAGTTTTTTGGAGAAGCAGTAGCATTATCAACCACAAAATTTGATGTTCAAAATATTGAAATGTATCCTGTTCCCACTAAAGATTTCTTGATCATTAAAAGCAAAGTAAATATCAATAGTTTACGTGTGTATAGTTTAGAGGGCAGATTAATCATCAATCAAGAATTAAAAAATAATACAAATGAATTTAAACTAAATATAGCGCAACTTTCAAACGGAACTTATTTTATAAAATTTAAAAATGATGCTGGTTTAAATGAATCAAAAAGGATTGTAATTGCTCATTAA
- a CDS encoding FKBP-type peptidyl-prolyl cis-trans isomerase, translating into MTQVKENNTVKVNYTGKLADGQIFDSSEGKEPLEITLGQGQLIPGFEKGLIDMKLNEKKTITIAKDEAYGDVNTTLIQEVDKEQLPQDMAPEVGMGLVSKSPDGQEINLLVVEVKDKTIVVDGNHPLAGKDLVFDLEVLEIK; encoded by the coding sequence ATGACTCAAGTAAAAGAGAACAACACAGTAAAAGTAAATTACACAGGAAAATTAGCTGATGGACAAATTTTTGATAGTTCTGAAGGTAAAGAACCTTTAGAAATTACTTTAGGACAAGGACAGTTAATCCCTGGTTTTGAAAAGGGTTTAATTGATATGAAATTAAATGAGAAAAAAACGATTACCATAGCTAAAGATGAGGCTTATGGAGATGTAAATACTACCTTAATTCAGGAAGTAGATAAAGAACAATTACCACAAGATATGGCTCCAGAAGTTGGAATGGGTTTAGTATCTAAATCTCCAGATGGACAAGAAATTAATTTATTGGTTGTGGAGGTAAAAGATAAAACGATTGTGGTTGATGGGAATCATCCATTAGCAGGTAAAGACCTTGTTTTTGATTTAGAAGTTTTAGAAATTAAATAA